The following are encoded together in the Xanthobacter autotrophicus Py2 genome:
- a CDS encoding LAO/AO transport system ATPase (TIGRFAM: LAO/AO transport system ATPase~PFAM: ArgK protein~SMART: AAA ATPase~KEGG: mag:amb1534 putative periplasmic protein kinase ArgK and related GTPase of G3E family): MPSAPATAAQPPMLDLDSLRTGGKRVVAQALALVETARGAPGLVALLDQAAEAGKAHVLGLTGPPGVGKSTLTNALVQRARAGGRTVAVLAVDPSSRRTGGALLGDRARMKTDPEDRGVFVRSMAARDRLGGLSDDSVAAVVLLRAIYDLVIVETVGVGQSEADISLVADTVVLCIQPASGDSLQFMKAGVMELPDIIVVTKADMTEVARRAASEVAGALSLSGSGAAGWTVPVIRLSAATGEGLEAFDDAVSQHLAFMDKDGRRAAHRAAQEEKWVEEAVRVRFGTHGLARARRLALGAKTPFAREAELATLLTTGQG; the protein is encoded by the coding sequence ATGCCGTCTGCTCCCGCCACCGCCGCCCAGCCGCCCATGCTCGATCTCGACAGCCTGCGCACGGGCGGAAAACGCGTGGTGGCCCAGGCCCTTGCGTTGGTGGAGACCGCGCGCGGCGCACCGGGCCTCGTCGCCCTTCTCGATCAGGCGGCTGAGGCCGGCAAGGCCCATGTGCTGGGGCTGACGGGGCCGCCCGGCGTGGGCAAGTCCACCCTCACCAATGCCCTGGTGCAACGCGCCCGCGCCGGCGGCCGCACCGTGGCGGTGCTGGCGGTGGATCCGTCCTCGCGGCGCACCGGCGGTGCTCTTCTCGGCGACCGTGCCCGCATGAAGACCGACCCGGAAGACCGCGGCGTGTTCGTGCGGTCGATGGCCGCACGTGACCGCCTCGGCGGCCTGTCGGATGATTCGGTGGCGGCGGTGGTGCTGCTGCGCGCCATCTATGATCTGGTGATCGTTGAAACCGTGGGCGTCGGCCAGTCGGAGGCGGACATTTCCCTCGTCGCCGACACGGTGGTGCTGTGCATCCAGCCGGCCTCCGGCGACAGCCTGCAATTCATGAAGGCAGGCGTCATGGAACTGCCCGACATCATCGTCGTCACCAAGGCCGACATGACGGAGGTGGCACGGCGGGCGGCCTCGGAAGTGGCTGGCGCGCTTTCACTTTCCGGCTCCGGCGCGGCGGGCTGGACGGTGCCTGTCATCCGCCTGTCGGCGGCGACGGGGGAGGGGCTCGAGGCATTCGACGACGCCGTCTCGCAGCACCTGGCCTTCATGGACAAGGACGGGCGGCGTGCCGCGCATCGGGCCGCGCAGGAGGAAAAATGGGTGGAGGAGGCCGTGCGCGTGCGCTTCGGCACCCATGGGCTCGCCCGCGCCCGCCGCCTCGCGCTTGGTGCCAAGACACCGTTCGCCCGCGAGGCGGAACTTGCGACGCTGTTAACCACCGGGCAAGGCTGA
- a CDS encoding cell wall hydrolase SleB (PFAM: cell wall hydrolase SleB~KEGG: nha:Nham_3504 cell wall hydrolase, SleB), producing MEFRRDRGTRIRRFASPVLLAAAFAAVPPAIAGADGADYRSSANGLVMLAAPARALKVSTLDLPQPIGTGLPEPRAAFNDAPRVIRPGAPIVTASLTDVSVPPEAFRAAAIAGAPVADDLTPSPAVAMASASDDDAFAYPPPLVLDAEDVPVRTGPSQPHLELALDLLLELPLIQDNSGPIAEDAAFGPDFGAAPEAASAGEEPPAAPIDQAEAQPALHHDPVAVFSRDPNVFPALAFEYHALAEQGFVPLPAPRPTGAAEIATSAGAEAVEAAEDGERDGIWPSPAQRLSLAGEQLARAQKCLAEAIYFESRGEPKRGQVAVAQVIVNRVFSGYYPNDVCGTVYQNAHRHLACQFTFACDDVRDVVREPDMWVQAKDIAADMLDGKLWLTSVGRATHYHAYWVHPSWVKEMRKLDRIGVHTFYRPRRWGEG from the coding sequence ATGGAGTTTCGCCGAGACCGAGGGACACGCATCAGGCGGTTCGCTTCGCCTGTCCTGCTTGCCGCCGCTTTCGCCGCCGTGCCGCCCGCAATCGCCGGGGCGGATGGCGCCGATTACCGTTCATCCGCCAATGGGCTCGTCATGCTGGCCGCGCCGGCGCGGGCGCTCAAGGTCAGCACGCTGGACCTGCCCCAGCCCATCGGCACCGGCCTGCCCGAGCCGCGGGCGGCATTCAACGACGCCCCGCGGGTGATCCGGCCCGGGGCGCCCATCGTCACCGCCTCGCTTACCGATGTGTCGGTTCCGCCTGAGGCCTTCAGGGCCGCCGCCATCGCCGGCGCGCCGGTGGCAGATGACCTGACCCCGTCGCCCGCCGTTGCAATGGCCTCGGCATCGGACGACGACGCCTTCGCCTATCCCCCGCCGCTGGTTCTCGACGCCGAGGATGTGCCCGTCCGCACCGGGCCGAGCCAGCCCCACCTCGAACTCGCCCTCGATCTGCTGCTGGAACTGCCGCTGATCCAGGACAATTCCGGCCCCATCGCCGAGGATGCCGCCTTCGGCCCCGATTTCGGGGCCGCGCCCGAGGCCGCATCCGCCGGGGAGGAGCCGCCCGCCGCGCCCATCGACCAGGCCGAGGCGCAGCCGGCGCTCCATCACGATCCGGTGGCGGTGTTCAGCCGCGATCCCAACGTTTTCCCGGCATTGGCGTTCGAATATCACGCCCTGGCCGAGCAGGGCTTCGTGCCGCTGCCCGCGCCGCGCCCCACCGGCGCGGCTGAGATCGCCACCAGCGCTGGCGCCGAGGCGGTGGAAGCGGCCGAGGATGGCGAGCGCGACGGCATCTGGCCCTCGCCTGCGCAGCGCCTCAGCCTGGCCGGCGAGCAACTGGCGCGGGCCCAGAAGTGCCTGGCGGAAGCCATCTATTTCGAAAGCCGGGGCGAGCCGAAGCGGGGGCAGGTGGCGGTGGCGCAGGTCATCGTCAACCGGGTGTTCTCCGGCTACTACCCCAATGATGTGTGCGGCACCGTCTACCAGAACGCCCACCGGCACCTGGCCTGCCAGTTCACCTTCGCCTGCGACGATGTGCGCGACGTGGTGCGCGAGCCGGACATGTGGGTGCAGGCCAAGGACATCGCCGCCGATATGCTGGACGGCAAATTGTGGCTCACCAGCGTGGGCCGGGCCACCCACTACCATGCCTATTGGGTGCACCCGAGCTGGGTGAAGGAGATGCGCAAGCTCGACCGCATCGGCGTACACACCTTCTATCGCCCCCGCCGCTGGGGCGAGGGCTGA
- a CDS encoding protein of unknown function DUF179 (PFAM: protein of unknown function DUF179~KEGG: rpa:RPA0913 DUF179) produces the protein MIASHKPNVPSGGSSFLDGQLLIAMPTMRDEQFARTLVYLCAHSAEGAMGIVVNQPASHIDFTDLLVQLDVIPSSERILLPKSAGAVKVLRGGPVETGRGFVLHSADYFVENSTLPIDDGICLTATLDILKAIAGGRGPRSAVLALGYAGWAPGQLETEIQANGWLNCPADSDLIFGEGVDTKYNHALRKLGVDPGMLSSEAGHA, from the coding sequence ATGATTGCGAGCCACAAACCCAACGTCCCAAGCGGGGGTTCGAGCTTCCTCGACGGGCAGTTGCTCATTGCCATGCCGACCATGCGCGACGAGCAGTTCGCACGCACCCTCGTCTATCTGTGCGCCCACTCGGCAGAGGGGGCCATGGGCATCGTGGTGAACCAGCCGGCGAGCCACATCGACTTCACCGACCTCCTGGTCCAGCTCGACGTGATCCCCTCCTCCGAGCGCATCCTGCTGCCCAAGAGCGCCGGGGCGGTCAAAGTCCTGCGCGGCGGGCCGGTGGAGACCGGCCGCGGCTTCGTGCTGCACTCGGCCGATTATTTCGTCGAGAATTCCACCCTGCCCATCGATGACGGCATCTGCCTGACGGCGACGCTGGACATCCTGAAGGCCATTGCCGGCGGTCGCGGGCCGCGCAGCGCCGTGCTGGCGCTGGGCTATGCCGGATGGGCGCCCGGCCAGCTGGAGACCGAGATCCAGGCCAACGGCTGGCTGAACTGCCCGGCTGATTCGGATCTCATCTTCGGCGAGGGGGTGGATACCAAGTACAACCACGCCTTGCGCAAGCTCGGGGTCGATCCCGGCATGCTCTCGAGCGAAGCCGGTCACGCCTGA
- a CDS encoding conserved hypothetical protein (KEGG: nha:Nham_3551 hypothetical protein) → MLRMFAESGRLGLAALSLSGLWLAASPASAEPVAKVPGAEVELLAGAVSGAQAEAGIEVRLAPGWKTYWRYPGDSGVPPDLSFEGSQNVAGVTIAWPAPKRFADGGGGFSIGYKGAVLFPLKVELADPAKPARLQLAFDFAVCEALCMPAKVDLSLAIDAGGGADAARGVDAARIAAARTALPAPQALGAAETPAVRSVALDTTATPHRLVVEVKAMNPKADLFAEGPDAHWALPLPQKTALPDGAARFMVPLEGVPSGVDPTGALITFTLVDGPKSVTTTVPVPAP, encoded by the coding sequence TTGCTGCGCATGTTTGCCGAAAGCGGCCGCCTGGGGCTTGCCGCCCTGTCCCTGTCGGGCCTCTGGCTTGCCGCCTCGCCGGCCTCGGCGGAACCCGTCGCCAAGGTTCCCGGGGCGGAGGTGGAGCTTCTGGCCGGGGCGGTGTCGGGCGCACAGGCGGAGGCCGGCATCGAGGTGCGCCTCGCGCCCGGCTGGAAGACCTATTGGCGCTATCCCGGCGACAGCGGCGTGCCGCCGGACCTGTCCTTCGAGGGCTCGCAGAACGTGGCCGGTGTCACCATCGCGTGGCCGGCACCGAAGCGCTTTGCCGACGGCGGCGGCGGGTTTTCCATCGGCTACAAGGGCGCGGTGCTGTTCCCGCTGAAGGTGGAACTGGCCGATCCCGCCAAGCCGGCGCGGCTCCAGCTCGCGTTCGATTTCGCCGTGTGCGAGGCCCTGTGCATGCCGGCCAAGGTGGACCTGTCCCTGGCTATCGATGCTGGCGGCGGGGCGGACGCGGCACGCGGGGTGGATGCGGCGCGCATCGCGGCCGCCCGCACCGCGTTGCCGGCGCCGCAGGCGCTGGGGGCGGCGGAGACGCCGGCGGTGCGGTCCGTCGCCCTCGACACGACGGCGACGCCGCATCGGCTTGTGGTCGAGGTCAAGGCGATGAACCCCAAGGCCGACCTGTTCGCCGAAGGCCCCGACGCGCACTGGGCCCTTCCGTTGCCGCAGAAGACCGCGCTGCCGGACGGGGCGGCCCGCTTCATGGTGCCGCTGGAAGGCGTGCCTTCGGGCGTGGATCCGACGGGCGCGCTCATCACCTTCACGCTGGTGGACGGGCCGAAGTCCGTCACGACAACGGTGCCTGTGCCGGCCCCCTGA
- a CDS encoding Redoxin domain protein (PFAM: alkyl hydroperoxide reductase/ Thiol specific antioxidant/ Mal allergen; Redoxin domain protein~KEGG: bms:BR0478 AhpC/TSA family protein) encodes MPISVGDKLPNATFRVPTEDGPVPKTTDEIFKGKKVVLFAVPGAFTPTCHKNHLPGYVHEADAIKAKGVDAIAVVSVNDPFVMGAWEKASGADGKIVFLADPDAAFSTALDLTFDGSAAGLGVRSKRYSMVVEDGVVTSLNVEDVPSKADISGAPALLAQL; translated from the coding sequence ATGCCCATTTCGGTCGGCGATAAACTGCCCAACGCCACCTTCCGCGTTCCCACCGAAGACGGCCCGGTGCCGAAGACCACCGACGAGATCTTCAAGGGCAAGAAGGTGGTGCTGTTCGCGGTGCCGGGCGCCTTCACGCCCACCTGCCACAAGAACCACCTGCCGGGCTACGTGCACGAGGCCGACGCCATCAAGGCCAAGGGCGTGGATGCCATCGCCGTGGTCTCGGTGAACGATCCCTTCGTCATGGGCGCCTGGGAGAAGGCTTCCGGCGCGGATGGCAAGATCGTGTTCCTGGCCGATCCGGACGCCGCCTTTTCCACCGCCCTCGACCTCACCTTCGACGGCTCGGCCGCCGGCCTCGGCGTGCGCTCCAAGCGCTATTCCATGGTGGTGGAGGACGGCGTGGTGACCAGCCTGAATGTGGAGGACGTGCCCTCGAAGGCCGACATCTCCGGCGCGCCCGCCCTTTTGGCGCAGCTCTGA
- a CDS encoding protein of unknown function DUF465 (PFAM: protein of unknown function DUF465~KEGG: nwi:Nwi_1003 protein of unknown function DUF465), translating into MTSDDERDLRIHLERLKQEHRDLDTAIDALMAVSGSDVLQIQRLKKRKLQLKDRISQVEDQLFPDIIA; encoded by the coding sequence ATGACGAGCGACGACGAACGGGATCTCAGGATCCATCTGGAGCGGCTGAAGCAGGAGCATCGCGACCTTGACACAGCCATTGACGCGCTGATGGCGGTGTCCGGCTCGGACGTGCTGCAGATCCAGCGGCTGAAGAAGCGCAAGCTCCAGCTGAAAGACCGCATCAGCCAGGTGGAGGACCAGTTGTTCCCGGACATCATCGCCTGA
- a CDS encoding protein of unknown function DUF465 (KEGG: rpb:RPB_1450 protein of unknown function DUF465) has translation MSIQSHLQELKRRHQAIEQELNRELAHPASDPVRIAELKRKKLVLKDQMTKINGSSTLH, from the coding sequence ATGTCCATCCAGTCGCACCTTCAGGAGTTGAAGCGGCGCCACCAGGCCATTGAGCAGGAACTCAATCGCGAACTTGCACATCCGGCTTCCGATCCCGTTCGCATTGCCGAGTTGAAGCGCAAGAAACTGGTCCTCAAGGACCAAATGACCAAGATCAACGGATCTTCCACCCTACATTGA